From one Geoalkalibacter halelectricus genomic stretch:
- a CDS encoding aminotransferase: MKYSINPHIREVNFPPISEVWDWVAAGRHPQDRPLFDLCQAVPSYPPAPQLVDHLESMIRDPAVYRYSPDEGLPEVRQGLCDHYRQRYDAAMNPRHLCLTIGASQAFWLAIVTLCRPGDEVVVAVPYYFDHVMALDMLGIRSVFAPFDEESGGVPDVRALASRINSRTRALLLVSPSNPTGAVAPPEVLGEIFELAKKNDVALILDETYGEFIPGGARPHDLFTRPDWDDHFIHLASFGKTFALTGLRAGVLAAAPEFLHHALKAQDTMAVCAPRITQLAILYGVRHLADWVAANRERMHRRHALFIEQFCGHGNPFRLVAGGSFFAWVRHPFPGHTGRQVSRLLLEEAGVLTLGGEIFGPGLTSYLRIALGNLEEEQIPEAVRRFRALRV, encoded by the coding sequence ATGAAATATTCCATCAACCCCCACATCCGCGAGGTCAACTTTCCGCCCATCTCCGAGGTCTGGGATTGGGTCGCGGCGGGCCGCCATCCCCAGGATCGGCCCCTGTTCGATCTCTGCCAGGCGGTTCCCTCCTATCCGCCGGCGCCGCAGTTGGTCGACCATCTTGAGAGTATGATTCGCGATCCGGCTGTGTATCGTTATTCGCCCGACGAAGGTTTGCCCGAGGTGCGCCAGGGGCTGTGCGACCATTACCGGCAGCGCTACGACGCCGCGATGAATCCGCGCCACCTGTGTCTGACCATCGGTGCCAGCCAGGCCTTCTGGCTGGCGATCGTCACCCTGTGCCGGCCGGGCGATGAGGTGGTGGTGGCGGTGCCTTACTATTTCGACCACGTCATGGCCCTGGATATGCTTGGTATTCGCAGCGTGTTCGCGCCCTTTGACGAAGAAAGCGGCGGCGTGCCCGATGTGCGAGCCCTGGCCTCGCGCATCAACAGCCGCACCCGCGCCTTGCTGCTGGTTTCACCGAGCAATCCCACCGGCGCCGTCGCGCCGCCCGAAGTGCTCGGTGAAATCTTTGAGTTGGCGAAGAAAAACGACGTGGCGCTGATCCTGGATGAAACCTACGGCGAATTCATCCCCGGAGGCGCGCGTCCCCACGATCTTTTTACCCGGCCGGATTGGGACGATCACTTCATTCATCTGGCCTCCTTCGGCAAGACCTTTGCCCTGACGGGGCTGCGCGCGGGCGTTCTGGCCGCGGCGCCGGAGTTCTTGCACCACGCCCTCAAGGCGCAGGACACCATGGCGGTCTGCGCACCGCGCATCACCCAACTGGCGATTCTCTACGGCGTGCGCCATCTCGCCGATTGGGTGGCCGCCAACCGCGAGCGCATGCACCGTCGCCATGCCTTGTTCATCGAGCAGTTTTGCGGGCACGGCAATCCCTTTCGGCTGGTGGCGGGGGGATCGTTCTTCGCCTGGGTGCGCCACCCCTTCCCGGGCCATACGGGGCGCCAGGTGTCGCGCTTGCTGCTGGAAGAGGCCGGGGTGCTGACCCTGGGGGGGGAAATTTTCGGGCCCGGTCTCACCTCCTACCTGCGCATCGCCCTGGGCAACCTCGAGGAAGAGCAGATCCCGGAGGCGGTGCGCCGGTTTCGCGCCCTGCGTGTTTAG
- the hrpB gene encoding ATP-dependent helicase HrpB, whose protein sequence is MEKNLLPIDAVLPHLRQALGDQDAAVLQAAPGAGKTTRVPLALLDESWLAGRGILMLEPRRLAASNAARYMAALLGEEVGETVGYAIRFERRVSPRTRIEVVTEGILTRRLQSDPSLEGVGLVIFDEFHERNLHSDLALALCRDAQQGLREDLRLLVMSATLDAQPVSHLLGQAPLITSAGRSHPLDIRYLNHNPQGSVAEYTARAVGRALEQTTGDILVFLPGAGEIRRCRDMLAQSLPPGRVELCPLYGDMPFADQERAILPGARRKVVLATNIAETSLTIEGVRVVVDSGLARQTRFDPAAGLTRLETVRVSAASADQRAGRAGRLGPGVCYRLWSPATQGGLLPFTPPEIRQADLAQLALELARWGVGDPAELCWLDPPPAGALAGARDLLRELGALDRADRITAHGRALGDLGAHPRLANLMLRGRSLGAARLGCELAALLAERDVLRGMGEAVQACDSDFIARLEVLRRNGRGNSREAAQGAALRHAARAARHWHRRLGGGQDGAALSVDVLGRLLAAAYPDRVAQQRRPDSDRYLLANGRGARLSRHSAVQTPPFLVAVEVLGVGGGEGEIRLASRLTRDLIEEEFAERLFWRREVRWDEREERVVAREFLALGALELRERQVAPEPEEQAAALLVGLRRLGLEALGWTAQGRDFRARVRFVAREDAEGDWPNLSDLALLEGLETWLGPFLQDARDRADLARLDPRPALESLLDWPRLQRLNRLAPTHIEVPSGSRIRLDYSSEGPPVLAVKLQELFGLAETPRLVDGRVPVLIHLLSPARRPLAVTQDLRSFWDNVYPEVKKELAGRYPKHPWPDDPWKATATRFTKRKTDS, encoded by the coding sequence ATGGAAAAAAATCTCTTGCCCATCGACGCGGTTCTGCCGCACCTGCGCCAGGCCCTTGGCGATCAGGATGCCGCCGTACTGCAGGCCGCGCCCGGGGCGGGCAAGACCACGCGGGTGCCCTTGGCGCTGCTTGACGAGTCCTGGCTGGCGGGGCGCGGCATCCTGATGCTTGAACCCCGGCGCCTGGCGGCCAGTAACGCGGCGCGCTACATGGCCGCGCTCCTGGGCGAGGAGGTCGGCGAGACGGTCGGCTACGCCATTCGCTTCGAGCGCCGTGTTTCGCCGCGCACCCGCATCGAGGTGGTGACCGAGGGCATTCTCACGCGACGTCTGCAATCCGACCCCTCCCTGGAGGGGGTGGGACTGGTCATCTTCGATGAATTCCATGAGCGCAATCTGCACTCGGATCTGGCCCTGGCGTTGTGTCGCGATGCGCAGCAGGGTTTGCGCGAGGATCTGCGCCTGTTGGTTATGTCGGCGACTCTGGATGCCCAGCCGGTGAGCCACTTGCTGGGTCAGGCCCCGCTCATCACCAGCGCCGGGCGCAGTCATCCTCTCGATATTCGCTATCTGAACCACAACCCCCAAGGATCCGTCGCGGAGTATACGGCGCGCGCCGTTGGCCGCGCCCTGGAGCAAACCACGGGCGATATTTTGGTCTTTTTGCCCGGCGCGGGCGAGATCCGCCGTTGCCGTGACATGCTGGCGCAATCCCTGCCGCCGGGCAGGGTAGAGCTTTGTCCCCTGTACGGCGATATGCCCTTCGCCGATCAGGAGCGTGCCATTTTGCCCGGAGCGCGGCGCAAGGTGGTGTTGGCCACCAATATCGCCGAAACCAGCCTGACCATTGAAGGGGTACGCGTGGTGGTCGATAGCGGGTTGGCGCGTCAGACACGCTTCGACCCGGCCGCCGGGCTGACGCGCCTGGAAACGGTGCGGGTATCCGCGGCCTCGGCCGATCAGCGGGCGGGGCGCGCCGGGCGCCTGGGGCCGGGGGTGTGCTATCGCCTGTGGAGTCCTGCGACGCAGGGCGGCTTGCTGCCTTTCACCCCGCCGGAAATCCGCCAGGCGGATTTGGCCCAACTGGCCCTGGAATTGGCGCGCTGGGGAGTCGGCGATCCGGCTGAACTGTGCTGGCTTGATCCGCCTCCGGCCGGTGCCTTGGCGGGGGCGCGCGATTTGCTGCGTGAACTCGGCGCCTTGGACCGGGCCGATCGAATCACCGCCCACGGCCGTGCCCTGGGCGACCTGGGTGCTCATCCGCGCCTGGCCAATCTCATGCTGCGGGGGCGCTCCCTGGGGGCTGCGCGGCTAGGCTGCGAACTGGCCGCGCTGCTCGCTGAACGCGATGTGTTGCGCGGGATGGGTGAGGCTGTCCAGGCGTGCGATTCGGATTTCATCGCGCGCCTTGAGGTTCTGCGCCGAAACGGGCGCGGCAATTCGCGGGAGGCAGCCCAGGGCGCGGCTCTTCGTCACGCCGCGCGCGCGGCGCGCCATTGGCACCGGCGGCTCGGCGGCGGGCAGGACGGGGCGGCTCTGTCCGTCGATGTGCTGGGGCGGTTGCTGGCGGCCGCCTATCCCGACCGAGTGGCGCAGCAACGCCGGCCGGACTCGGATCGGTACCTGCTGGCCAACGGCCGCGGGGCGCGCCTGTCACGCCATTCAGCCGTGCAAACGCCGCCCTTTCTGGTGGCCGTCGAGGTGCTGGGCGTAGGGGGCGGTGAAGGGGAAATTCGTCTGGCCAGCCGCTTGACGCGCGACCTCATTGAGGAAGAGTTCGCCGAGCGTTTGTTCTGGCGCCGTGAGGTGCGCTGGGATGAGCGTGAGGAGCGGGTCGTTGCCCGGGAGTTTTTGGCCCTGGGAGCGTTGGAGTTGCGCGAGCGCCAGGTTGCGCCCGAGCCCGAGGAGCAGGCGGCGGCTTTGTTGGTGGGATTGCGCCGGCTGGGCCTGGAGGCTCTGGGTTGGACGGCGCAGGGGCGAGACTTTCGCGCCCGGGTGAGATTCGTGGCGCGCGAGGACGCCGAGGGTGATTGGCCGAATCTCTCGGACCTGGCCCTGTTGGAGGGCCTGGAAACCTGGTTGGGCCCGTTTCTCCAAGACGCCCGCGACCGTGCCGATTTGGCGCGTCTGGATCCGCGGCCGGCCCTGGAAAGCCTGCTTGACTGGCCGAGGCTGCAACGGCTGAACCGCTTGGCGCCGACACACATCGAGGTTCCCAGCGGCTCGCGAATTCGGCTGGATTACTCCAGCGAGGGGCCGCCGGTGCTGGCGGTCAAACTTCAGGAACTCTTCGGGCTGGCCGAAACGCCGCGGCTGGTCGACGGGCGGGTGCCGGTCCTCATTCACCTGCTCTCCCCGGCCCGCCGGCCCCTGGCCGTGACTCAGGATCTGCGCAGTTTTTGGGACAATGTCTATCCGGAAGTCAAAAAAGAGCTTGCCGGACGCTACCCCAAGCACCCCTGGCCCGACGATCCCTGGAAGGCCACAGCCACCCGTTTCACCAAACGCAAGACCGATTCGTAG
- the can gene encoding carbonate dehydratase, translating to MEKLQDLFDKNREWAAGRTRLDPDFFARLSRQQAPKYLWIGCSDSRVPANEIVGLDSGELFVHRNVANVVVHTDFNCLSVIQYAVEVLKVEHIIICGHYGCGGVKTALGGSQFGLIDNWLRHIKDVYTLHRRRLEEIADEQERIDRLCEINVIQQVANVAHSTIVQNAWARGDKLNIHGWIYSIADGLLKDLGVSVDGSGQMPVIYRMGDGDCC from the coding sequence GTGGAAAAACTTCAAGATTTGTTTGACAAGAACCGTGAATGGGCCGCGGGCCGCACCCGCCTTGATCCGGATTTCTTCGCCCGGCTCAGCCGCCAACAAGCGCCAAAGTACCTGTGGATCGGTTGCTCGGACAGCCGCGTCCCGGCCAACGAAATCGTCGGTTTGGATTCCGGCGAACTGTTCGTGCACCGCAACGTGGCCAACGTGGTGGTGCACACCGATTTCAACTGTCTCTCCGTCATCCAGTATGCGGTCGAAGTGCTCAAGGTCGAGCACATTATCATCTGCGGTCATTACGGCTGCGGCGGCGTCAAGACCGCCCTGGGCGGCAGCCAGTTCGGACTGATCGACAACTGGTTGCGCCACATCAAGGACGTCTACACCCTGCATCGCCGGCGCCTGGAGGAAATTGCCGACGAGCAGGAGCGTATTGACCGGCTGTGCGAAATCAACGTCATTCAGCAGGTCGCCAACGTCGCCCACAGCACCATCGTGCAAAACGCCTGGGCGCGCGGCGATAAGCTGAATATTCACGGCTGGATCTATTCCATTGCCGACGGCCTGCTCAAGGATCTGGGGGTCAGCGTCGATGGTTCCGGCCAGATGCCGGTCATTTATCGCATGGGCGACGGCGATTGCTGCTGA
- a CDS encoding M20/M25/M40 family metallo-hydrolase, whose protein sequence is MINSNRISEEFARLAAIASPSFGEGEISRYLCERLTRLGGEVVFDDAAQRIGSESGNLVAYFPAQGRDCAPLMLSLHMDTVEPAHGVVPVLRDGVFFSAGDTVLGADDKAGIAEVIEALEVMRERQIPRGPVEVVITVCEEVGLLGAKHFDFSLLKSRRGLALDTSGVDLAIHRAPAGNKLRVEVIGREAHAGISPERGISAVEATARAIARMQLGRIDPETTANIGTIHGGQAINIVPRRVVVEGEARSHDPQRLEIQTEHMIECFQDAARELQREIDGALVAPEVRWEITSDYPRMHVPLEGPMVALVQAAAAALGRPLEVRAAGGGSDANIFNAQGIETLILGTGMTNVHTVDESVSVADMVRVAEFLVETLRRA, encoded by the coding sequence ATGATCAACTCCAACCGTATTAGCGAAGAATTTGCTCGATTGGCCGCCATTGCCAGTCCCTCCTTTGGCGAGGGAGAAATTTCCCGCTACCTGTGCGAGCGTCTGACCCGCCTCGGCGGCGAGGTGGTCTTTGATGACGCCGCGCAGCGTATCGGCAGCGAAAGCGGCAACCTGGTGGCTTATTTTCCCGCCCAGGGGCGCGACTGCGCGCCCCTGATGCTGTCCTTGCACATGGATACCGTGGAGCCGGCCCACGGAGTCGTTCCGGTTCTGCGCGACGGGGTTTTCTTCAGCGCCGGTGATACGGTGCTGGGCGCCGACGACAAGGCCGGCATCGCCGAAGTCATCGAGGCCCTGGAGGTGATGCGCGAGCGACAGATCCCGCGCGGGCCGGTCGAAGTGGTGATCACCGTGTGCGAGGAAGTGGGGCTGCTGGGCGCCAAGCATTTCGACTTCTCCCTCCTCAAAAGCCGCCGCGGACTGGCCCTGGACACCTCCGGGGTCGATCTGGCCATTCATCGTGCGCCGGCCGGCAACAAACTGCGCGTCGAGGTCATCGGGCGCGAGGCCCACGCCGGCATTTCGCCCGAGCGCGGCATTTCCGCAGTCGAGGCGACGGCGCGCGCCATTGCGCGCATGCAATTGGGACGCATCGATCCGGAAACCACCGCCAATATCGGCACCATTCACGGCGGTCAGGCCATCAATATCGTGCCGCGCCGGGTGGTGGTGGAGGGAGAGGCGCGCAGCCACGATCCGCAGCGCCTCGAAATTCAGACGGAACACATGATTGAGTGTTTTCAGGATGCCGCGCGTGAGCTGCAGCGCGAGATCGACGGGGCTCTGGTGGCTCCCGAGGTGCGCTGGGAAATCACCTCGGACTACCCCAGGATGCACGTGCCGCTTGAGGGCCCCATGGTCGCCTTGGTGCAGGCGGCGGCCGCGGCTCTCGGGCGCCCCCTCGAGGTGCGCGCCGCCGGGGGCGGCAGCGATGCCAACATCTTCAACGCTCAGGGCATTGAAACCCTGATTCTCGGCACGGGCATGACCAACGTTCACACCGTGGACGAATCGGTCAGTGTCGCCGATATGGTCAGGGTCGCCGAATTCCTGGTCGAAACCCTGCGCCGCGCATGA
- a CDS encoding insulinase family protein: MPETPRVGERLHGFEILNVTPLREINITLVELRHLVTGARMVHLANEDPNNLFAVGLRTTPQDSTGVAHILEHTVLCGSRRFPVRDPFFSMLRRSLNTFMNALTSSDWTLYPFASMNQKDFYNLMDIYLDAVFFPRLSEMNFRQEGHRLEFADPLDSNSSLEFKGVVYNEMKGAMADPSSLLGRRLNRHLFPTQTYHHNSGGEPDEIPDLTHEALVDFHRHYYHPSNAWFFTYGNLPLEQHLEMIEERALAHFEARSLASEVLPEQRFEEPRRVTETFPVAADEPLTQRSMVQVAWLTCDIADGFERLALDLLSILLLGNPAAPLYKALLDSRLGSNLAPGSGYHDDYRTTLFAAGLQGTDPEHAEAIEKVVLETLEEVARRGFSRERIEGVIHRFEFGHREVTGDSYPYALMLCMRLLGPWMHCGDAVSALRISTHLERLRKELEAGPFFENLIRRQLLDNPHRVTLTLRPDPEQKRREEQQTAERLAAIQATLTAQDRQRLVEEARLLKEVQEAEEDLSCLPSLELSDIPAEEPAVPSTSSTESGLCVQWFAQPTNGIGYFIAHLDASALDPEHQPYLPLFCSLLTQIGAAGLNYMEMAERIEAGTGGIAASTEILEDPRDTSRFQALVQIRGKALVRNQDKLFGILSDIFAAPDFSDRDRLRTVLGQIKTTLENSIPSSGHSYAARAAAARLSPAARLRETWSGLELIGLTKKTAELKDEALDEFAGRMQAIAAALLRRNQLSCALVAEERDFEKIRPALNTFLAGLAPQATEPVAPPTFNPQPVRLGWIASVPVSFVTRVFPTVPFTHADSGGLLVLAKLLRASYLHREIREKGGAYGGMSSANPETGLMSLLSYRDPHLVRTLRVYDEAAHWAAAGRFSDQEIKEAILAVFSELDRPLSPGGRGYREFANTRQGLTLEMRQDLRHKVLATDRTALQRLAQTYLVEGRARSAVSVLAGEDLLRKANAELGGEGLEIRKI; the protein is encoded by the coding sequence ATGCCTGAAACACCCCGCGTCGGTGAACGCCTGCACGGTTTCGAAATTCTCAACGTAACCCCGCTGCGCGAGATCAATATCACCCTCGTCGAATTGCGGCACCTGGTAACGGGTGCGCGCATGGTGCATCTGGCCAATGAGGATCCCAACAACCTGTTCGCCGTCGGCCTGCGCACCACGCCCCAGGACTCCACCGGCGTGGCGCACATCCTCGAACACACGGTGCTGTGCGGCTCGCGCCGCTTCCCGGTGCGCGACCCCTTTTTCTCCATGCTGCGCCGCAGTCTCAACACCTTCATGAACGCCCTCACCTCCAGCGACTGGACACTCTACCCTTTCGCGAGCATGAACCAGAAGGATTTCTACAACCTCATGGATATCTATCTGGATGCGGTGTTCTTTCCCCGCCTGAGCGAGATGAACTTTCGCCAGGAGGGCCATCGCCTGGAATTTGCCGATCCGCTGGATTCGAATTCCTCCCTCGAATTCAAGGGCGTGGTGTACAACGAGATGAAAGGGGCCATGGCCGATCCGTCCTCGCTTCTGGGCCGGCGCCTCAACCGCCACCTGTTTCCGACCCAGACCTATCATCACAACTCCGGCGGCGAACCAGACGAGATTCCCGACCTCACCCACGAAGCCCTGGTGGATTTCCACCGTCACTACTATCATCCGAGCAACGCCTGGTTTTTCACCTACGGCAACCTGCCCCTGGAGCAACACCTTGAAATGATTGAGGAGCGCGCCCTGGCGCACTTCGAGGCACGCTCCCTTGCTTCCGAGGTGCTCCCCGAGCAGCGTTTCGAAGAACCGCGCCGGGTGACCGAAACCTTTCCCGTCGCCGCCGACGAACCCCTGACCCAGCGCTCCATGGTGCAGGTCGCCTGGCTGACCTGCGACATCGCGGACGGTTTTGAGCGTCTGGCCCTGGACCTGCTCTCGATTTTACTGCTCGGCAATCCGGCAGCGCCCCTGTACAAGGCGCTGCTCGATTCACGCCTGGGGTCCAACCTGGCTCCGGGGTCGGGATATCACGACGACTACCGCACCACCCTGTTCGCCGCGGGCTTGCAGGGCACCGATCCCGAGCACGCCGAGGCCATCGAGAAGGTGGTCCTTGAGACCCTGGAGGAGGTGGCGCGCCGGGGCTTCTCCCGTGAGCGCATCGAGGGAGTTATTCATCGCTTCGAGTTCGGCCATCGCGAAGTCACCGGCGACAGCTATCCTTATGCCCTGATGCTGTGCATGCGCCTGCTGGGCCCGTGGATGCACTGCGGCGACGCGGTCTCGGCCCTGCGGATTTCCACCCATCTGGAGCGATTGCGCAAGGAACTCGAGGCCGGCCCCTTCTTTGAAAACCTCATCCGTCGCCAGTTGCTCGACAACCCGCATCGGGTCACCCTGACCCTGCGCCCCGATCCCGAACAGAAGCGCCGCGAGGAGCAGCAGACCGCCGAACGCCTGGCGGCGATCCAGGCGACCCTGACGGCGCAGGACCGCCAGCGCCTGGTGGAAGAGGCACGGCTCCTCAAGGAAGTGCAGGAGGCCGAGGAGGACCTCTCCTGCCTGCCGTCCCTGGAACTCTCGGACATCCCCGCCGAGGAGCCGGCCGTGCCCTCCACCAGCAGCACGGAAAGCGGTCTATGCGTCCAGTGGTTCGCGCAGCCGACCAACGGCATCGGCTACTTCATCGCCCATCTCGACGCCTCGGCTCTCGATCCGGAGCACCAGCCCTATCTGCCCCTGTTCTGCTCGCTGCTCACCCAGATCGGCGCCGCCGGTCTGAACTACATGGAGATGGCCGAACGCATCGAAGCGGGAACCGGCGGCATCGCGGCATCGACAGAGATCCTGGAAGATCCGCGCGACACCAGCCGCTTTCAGGCGCTGGTTCAGATCCGCGGCAAGGCCCTGGTGCGCAATCAGGACAAGCTCTTCGGCATCCTGAGCGATATTTTCGCCGCTCCGGACTTCAGCGATCGCGACCGTCTGCGCACGGTGCTCGGCCAGATCAAGACCACCCTGGAAAACTCCATTCCGTCTTCCGGCCACAGCTATGCCGCCCGCGCCGCCGCCGCGCGCCTGAGCCCGGCAGCTCGCCTGCGCGAAACCTGGTCGGGGCTTGAACTGATCGGCCTGACGAAAAAAACCGCCGAACTCAAGGATGAGGCCCTGGATGAATTCGCCGGGCGCATGCAGGCCATTGCCGCCGCGCTGCTGCGCCGCAACCAGCTCAGTTGCGCCCTGGTCGCCGAGGAGCGCGACTTCGAAAAAATCCGCCCGGCCCTCAACACCTTTCTTGCCGGCCTGGCGCCCCAAGCCACCGAGCCGGTCGCGCCTCCGACCTTCAACCCGCAACCGGTCCGCCTGGGCTGGATCGCTTCGGTGCCGGTCTCCTTCGTCACCCGGGTGTTTCCCACCGTCCCCTTCACCCACGCCGACAGCGGCGGTTTGCTGGTTCTGGCCAAGTTGCTGCGCGCCAGCTACCTGCACCGTGAAATTCGTGAAAAGGGCGGCGCCTACGGCGGAATGTCCTCGGCCAATCCGGAAACCGGTCTGATGTCGCTGCTCTCCTACCGCGACCCCCATCTGGTGCGCACCTTGCGCGTCTACGACGAAGCGGCGCACTGGGCGGCCGCGGGGCGCTTCAGCGATCAGGAGATCAAGGAGGCGATCCTTGCAGTCTTCTCCGAGTTGGACAGACCCCTCTCTCCGGGTGGACGCGGGTACCGCGAATTTGCCAACACCCGCCAGGGCCTGACCCTGGAGATGCGTCAGGATTTGCGCCACAAGGTGCTGGCCACCGACCGCACCGCTTTACAGCGCCTGGCCCAGACCTACCTGGTCGAGGGCCGCGCGCGCAGTGCCGTCTCGGTACTCGCGGGAGAGGATCTGTTGCGCAAGGCCAATGCCGAATTGGGTGGGGAAGGTCTGGAAATCCGCAAGATCTGA
- a CDS encoding 5-(carboxyamino)imidazole ribonucleotide synthase — protein sequence MADTNQTTPSRVTSRHPYPLMRVGIIGGGQLAKMLALEASKLGFSIAVLDPAPDAPAGRLAERQVTGGYFDAAKLQELVEGCQVTTYDIEHIDASEMRRLELAGHTIHPSPGILEIIQDKLHQKLVFEQAGLPVPRFARMDKPDLALMETFGFPLVQKARRGGYDGKGVFVLRNAEEAKQAFAGESMLESMVEIDKELAVMVACGAGGEVRCYPVVEMLFDNRSNLLDLLLAPARITPEQTARAQDLAVQAARAFEGLRGVFGVEMFLTKSGEILINEVAPRPHNSGHYTIEACVTSQYEQHLRAISGLPLGSTELLVPAVMINLLGAPNANGRPCIVGLDEAMAIEGATIHIYGKEQVRPMRKMGHAVIVDQDVERALAKAEKLKAVLKIIGSEDV from the coding sequence ATGGCAGACACCAACCAGACGACGCCCTCACGCGTGACCAGCCGCCATCCCTACCCGCTCATGCGCGTGGGCATCATCGGCGGCGGCCAATTGGCCAAGATGCTGGCCCTTGAGGCGAGCAAGCTCGGCTTTTCCATCGCCGTTCTCGACCCCGCCCCCGACGCCCCCGCCGGCCGCCTCGCCGAGCGGCAGGTGACCGGCGGCTATTTTGATGCCGCGAAATTACAGGAGCTGGTCGAGGGTTGCCAAGTGACGACCTACGACATCGAGCACATCGACGCCAGCGAGATGCGCCGCTTGGAGTTGGCCGGTCACACCATTCATCCCTCGCCCGGCATCCTCGAGATCATTCAGGACAAGCTGCACCAGAAACTGGTGTTCGAGCAAGCCGGCCTGCCCGTGCCGCGCTTTGCGCGCATGGACAAACCCGATCTCGCCCTCATGGAGACGTTTGGCTTTCCCCTGGTACAGAAGGCGCGCCGCGGCGGCTATGACGGCAAGGGCGTCTTCGTCCTGCGCAATGCCGAGGAAGCCAAGCAGGCCTTCGCGGGCGAGTCCATGCTGGAGAGCATGGTCGAGATCGACAAGGAACTCGCGGTGATGGTGGCCTGCGGCGCCGGCGGCGAGGTGCGTTGTTACCCGGTGGTCGAGATGCTCTTCGACAACCGCTCCAACCTGCTGGATCTGCTTCTGGCACCCGCGCGCATCACCCCCGAGCAGACCGCGCGCGCTCAGGATCTGGCCGTTCAGGCCGCGCGTGCCTTCGAGGGCCTGCGCGGGGTGTTCGGGGTGGAAATGTTTCTGACCAAATCGGGCGAGATCCTCATCAACGAGGTGGCGCCCCGCCCCCACAATTCGGGCCACTACACCATCGAGGCCTGCGTCACCAGCCAGTATGAACAGCACCTGCGAGCCATCAGCGGTCTGCCCCTGGGCTCGACGGAGCTGCTCGTTCCGGCGGTGATGATCAATCTGCTCGGCGCCCCAAACGCCAATGGCCGCCCGTGCATTGTCGGTCTTGACGAAGCCATGGCCATCGAAGGTGCTACAATTCATATTTACGGCAAGGAACAGGTGCGGCCCATGCGCAAGATGGGCCACGCGGTCATCGTCGACCAGGATGTCGAGCGCGCCCTGGCCAAAGCCGAGAAACTCAAAGCGGTTCTGAAAATCATCGGATCGGAGGACGTATGA
- the purE gene encoding 5-(carboxyamino)imidazole ribonucleotide mutase: MNKPAVGIIMGSDSDLPVMEKAAEALQTLGIAYEMTIVSAHRTPQRMYDYAQSAHERGLDVIIAGAGGAAHLPGMVAALTALPVIGVPVNATPLQGFDALLSIAQMPGGVPVATVAINNAFNAGMLAARILGTKDPQAREAVARYMADQEARVLEKAAALEKSAKN, from the coding sequence ATGAACAAGCCGGCCGTCGGCATCATCATGGGCAGCGATTCGGATCTTCCCGTCATGGAGAAAGCCGCGGAAGCGCTGCAAACCCTGGGCATCGCCTACGAGATGACCATTGTCTCGGCGCACCGCACCCCGCAACGCATGTACGACTATGCGCAAAGCGCCCACGAGCGTGGCCTTGATGTGATCATCGCCGGAGCGGGAGGGGCCGCGCACCTGCCCGGCATGGTGGCGGCGCTCACCGCCCTGCCGGTCATCGGCGTACCGGTCAACGCCACCCCCCTTCAGGGCTTCGACGCGCTGCTCTCCATCGCGCAGATGCCCGGCGGAGTGCCGGTGGCCACGGTGGCCATCAACAACGCCTTCAACGCCGGCATGCTTGCCGCGCGCATCCTCGGCACCAAAGACCCCCAGGCGCGCGAAGCCGTGGCCCGCTACATGGCGGATCAGGAAGCGCGCGTGCTGGAAAAAGCCGCCGCCCTGGAAAAAAGCGCCAAGAACTAA
- the wrbA gene encoding NAD(P)H:quinone oxidoreductase, with product MSTKINIVFYSMYGHIYRMAEAVAEGVREVEGCEANLYQVAELVPDEALEKSGAKQARDAFAHIPMAKVDDLSAADAVIFGTPTRFGNMAAQMRNFLDQTGGLWMNGSLIGKVGSVFTSTATQHGGQETTITSFHSTLLHQGMIIVGVPYSEQRLLNMDEITGGSPYGAGTLAGGDGSRQPSENELAIARFQGRHVAQIAKKLKG from the coding sequence ATGAGCACCAAAATCAACATTGTTTTCTACAGCATGTACGGTCACATCTATCGCATGGCCGAGGCCGTGGCGGAAGGAGTGCGCGAAGTTGAGGGTTGCGAGGCCAACCTCTACCAGGTGGCCGAACTCGTACCTGATGAGGCCCTGGAGAAATCCGGCGCCAAACAGGCCCGCGACGCCTTTGCCCATATCCCGATGGCCAAGGTCGACGACCTGAGTGCGGCCGATGCGGTGATTTTCGGCACGCCGACCCGGTTCGGCAACATGGCGGCGCAGATGCGCAATTTCCTCGACCAGACCGGCGGCCTGTGGATGAACGGTTCCTTGATCGGCAAGGTCGGCAGCGTCTTCACCTCGACCGCCACCCAGCACGGCGGTCAGGAAACCACCATCACCAGCTTCCACAGCACGCTGCTGCACCAAGGCATGATCATCGTCGGGGTGCCCTACAGCGAGCAGCGCCTGCTCAACATGGACGAGATCACCGGCGGCTCGCCCTATGGTGCCGGAACCCTGGCCGGCGGCGACGGTTCGCGCCAGCCCAGCGAGAATGAATTGGCCATCGCCCGCTTTCAGGGCCGTCATGTCGCTCAGATCGCCAAGAAGCTCAAAGGCTGA